Part of the Catalinimonas alkaloidigena genome is shown below.
ATAACCTCCTTTACCGGGCTTCAGGCCCCCGGGGGCATCAAACTGATTTTCAAAAGGGGTAGTTTTTAATTCAACATCAAACCCCTCCAGCTTTGCAGTTCCACCCTGGAACGTTCCGTCTTTTTGACCTCTACTTTTATTATAGCGGCCAAACATCCAATAGTTGCCATCTCCTAATTGCAGTGCTATCGGCGCATCGCCCAGGTTGGAGGGACCCACATTGGAAACCGGCTTCCAGTTCAGCCATTCTGTTGACTGTGAAAAAGTGATTGACTTTACAGATCGCTTGTCAGTAAACTGTTTTATGGAACTTTGAAAAGTTGCTACCATAGCTGCCGGCACTGCTTTTCCTTCGCTAATTTCCAAATCTGAATACCGGTCTATGCTCGCCTGCCAATCCTGCTGAGATTCAATGATCCAGGCATTATTCATTGATGAATCAACTTGCTGTATATTTTGAGATTGAACATCATGAGTTTTCCCGAAAAAACTTATGCATACCGCTAATAAAGTGTACAGTTCTATTCTTGTATTCATTATCAATTATTATGTCCATTTCACTTAAAACTTCAGTATAGAAGCATTGGGAAGCGGGACCTTATTTTCCTTTCTCCAGCTAATAAGTTCTGCTAATAATTCCTGGGTGATCTGCGCCTGCTCTTCTGCAAGGTTTTTACTTTCTTGAAGATCTTCATCAAGATTATACAATTCAACGCTGCCGTCATTCAGGAACTGTATAAGTTTCCATTTCCCTCTTCGGATAATAGAGCAAGGAGGGTTTTTATAAGTGCTCGCTATGTGCCAGAAAAGTGGGCGTTCAGGAAATTCTTCACGTTTATAAATAGTCATCAGGCTTTGACCATCCAGCACTCCCTGATAATCCCCAATGCCCGCTACGGCTAGGAAAGTGGGGAAATAATCCAGGCCACAGATCGGAATATCCGTTGTTCCCGGGCTAATGACTCCCTCCCAATGGGCAAGGGCTGGAACTCGCAAGCCTCCCTCATAAACCTGACCTTTTGCCCCTCGCAAGCGCTTATTAGTACTTTGTAGTCCGTTGAATCCGTTATCAGAAGTAAAGATGATCAGCGTATTTTCACGCAACCCCTGTTCATCCAGGTAATCAATGATACGCCCGACATTCTCATCCAGCGACTGGATCATGGTGGCGTAGCCCACGATTTCTTTAAGATTTTCAGTACCTTGTCCCGTTACAGAATCAGGCATTTTGTTGAGATACTTCTCCATCCACTGCTGATCTCTAACCACCGTAGGCCGGTGCGGAGCATAATAATGAAGGTTCACAAAAAAGGGCTGGTCTTTGTTTTTATCCATAAAGCTGATGGCTTCATCTGTGAGCCGGTCGGTGAGCCATTCATCAGTTACTATGTCGAGGATAAAAGGATTTTTAAAAGGAGCTTTATACCCTCCACTTTCGGACTTATAGCCTTCCTTATACCCCCGGGCCGGATCACCCCACCAGCTACCTCCAATGTTTTCATGAAACCCTCTACCTGTCGGGTAATAGGCCTGAATCTCCTCTGACTGATGGCTGGCCAGCCAGGAAAGCTCACCATTGGGCGGCTGTGATAGCGGCTCATCAAAAGGGTAGTCAGTTGCCAGTTCCATCTCCGGATCGGGACCAACAATATGCCATTTACCCAGATGAACAAGTCGATAACCAGCTTCTCGCAGCGGTTGCGAAAATAGCGTATGTTCCTTTCCGACTGTCCAGCGGGAATAGATGTTTTGATCGGCTGCATGCTTCTTTTCCAAGACAGGTACATTATACACCTGGGTTCGGAAAGACTGTTTGCCGGTAAGTAGCGCCGCCCGGGAAGGCGAACAGGTGGGGTACATATAAGCCTGATTGAAGACCAGACTTTGAGTAGCTAAAGCATTAAGGTTTGGGGTCTCAAACCACTCGCTACCCATAAAGCCTACATCCTGCCAGCCCAGATCATCCGCCATGATAAAAATGATGTTGGGCTTATCCTCTTTCCTTTCCGAATACCCAGAAAGCCTTGTAGTTGCCAAAATCATTATTAAACAAAATACCCTTCTCATTGCGCTTCTATGCACTTTATTCATTAGGATGATTGTTTTTCCTTTACGGTATAAATCTGATTGTTGCTTTTGCCTGATTTCTTACGATGGTAAGTTCCAAATCCCCTTCCTTTTGATTAGCTGTTACTGACTGGAACATTTTTCTGTTTTTAGTAGGCTGTTTATTTACTGCCAAAATCAAGTCCCCGGCTTTAAGCCCTGCCTTTTGCAAAGGGGAGTCATGTTGAACTTCTTTTACTGCTAAACCACCATCACTTTTGGCTACCCCAAAAGCCGAGAACTCTTCCCCTTCCAGCGCTTTCAACTTTGCACCCCACCAGTTGAAGGTAACAAAATCATTCTTTTTCTTTTGTCCGAATGCCAATCCACCTCCATCATTTCTTACTTCCGGAATTTCTGGCGTTTCCGCTATCGCCTTTAAACTCGGTTTCTTGACACCAAACTGATCCATTGGAAAGTTTTTAAACCCAATTTCAAAAGCTGGGGATCCTTCTTTTACTCTAAAATCACCATTTTCAGGATCCACAAATAAGGGATCTCCATTGATGGAATTGAGATCCCAGTTAAACTCCCTGAAAGCATCTTTTGCATCGGTAACATTTCCGTAAAACAGATTTTCGTCTATTCTTTTACCATTGGATAACTTCTCAGGCACCCCTATCGCCCGGTGCTTACCTGTAATGATATTTCCGTAAAACTCATCTTCGCTATGATTGTACCACACATGCGGATGGAAGCCATTGTTGATGATGACGTTGTTCCAGGCTCTCCTTTTAAAGCCTTCTCTAAACTTCAAGCCGCCGTGTAAGAGTAGGTTATTGTAAATTTCATAGTTGCTGGATCCATCGTCCAGATCTATATCCCATCCGTGCTCGCACTTCCAGCGACTGTTTCGTATCGTTGTAGTTGCCATAGCGTCCAGGTAGGGCAGCTCAGGATTTTTGTCAACGAATTTCTGGGAGGTAGGCCTGTCCTTTCTCCAAAACCTGTCCCTTCCCCATGAGTTAAACGAGCCATGGTCATGTGTTTCCAATACGGTATTGAACACGTCACATCTTTCGATCAGGTGACCGCCCCATGCACCATCTCCAATGTTAATTCCCGCACGAGCACAATCGTAGATGGACACATCCTTCACAGTAATGTATTGCGCCATTTCTATCTGTACCCCTGCCGGTTGTCTCTCTGTTCTGCCAATTCCGTGTATCAGGCAATCCTCCACAGTAGAATTCGCCGGGTAATTGTTTGTTTTGGGGCCTGGCCTCAGGTCAATTTTTGAGAGGTCGTTTATTTCATTATATTCAAAAAGTGGATTTCTTACGGCATTAGTGTCTCCCACGAAACAAACCCCACTAGCTCCAACATCATGAATATGACACCCTTTGACCAATCCATCCCTGTTGTAATTGTTAAAGAAAATGGCATTACCGCCCACCTGATCAAACTCAGAATCTAAAATGCTAATATGCTCCGTACCAGTAAGCTTGATGGCTCCACCCCGATAAATCGTCCAATCGGATCGTAACATGGGTTCTTTGGTATCCATGAAGGTCCTTGCTGCATGCCTGAATACAAATCCTTTTAAGTTAATATAAGATACAGGCTCACTTTCAGTACCTTCAAATTCTATCAGGTGTCTTAGACGAACGATTTCTACTTTTGCATTTTTTAAATTCAAGCCTTCAGGAGGATAGTAATACAGCATATTGGTTTTAGCATTGTGATACCACTCTCCGGACGCATCCAGTTCTTCAAAAATGTTCTCGACCATGCGAAATTCTTCATGCATGCCCATTTGTCGATTATTTTGCCAACCTCCCTCATATGTCACCTCACCTTCTTCATTTTTTCCTGTAATCCGGTAATGATAGCCCCCCCACCTATTTCTATGCATGGCATGGATGTAGCCACCTGTCGGATCTGCCCAGCCCTCTGCTCTCTCTTTAGAAAAAGCATCCGCCGCAAATCCCTGGTATGCTGCTGTTTTCCTGCTTGCATCATAGTTGGGATAGCGCGCCATACGCTGGTTCTTTTCATTGATAAATACCTGATCAATGTTTAGACCTTCAGGTGTTTCTGCCTGATAAATACCGTCTTTGTACGGTTTCCAGTTGAGTTTTAATAATGAGCCTCCGCTGATGATAGCCTTTCCTTCATTTACGGCCTGATAAGTAATTTCTTTACCTTCGGCACCAGAGTCTTCTGGTCCAAACACCAGTGTATTGGGCAGATAATAAATCCCATCTTTTACATAAATATTAACCTCCTGTTCCCCTGCTTTCTCCCGGGCAAGTTCCTGAGCTTTTTGCAATGTGGCCACAGGCTTGTTTTCGGAACCATCATTCTGGTCGCTTCCCTCATTGCTTACATAGATCTCCACTCCAGAACAGGAAATAAGTATTACAGATAAAAGGGCATATAGTATTGAGTTTAGGTTTTTCATTTTTAAATCATCAGGTTACATGTTTTCCAGATTATTTTATTTGCCTCAGACCGCCGTGCCGGAAATCTGGATGCCTAAATATTGCACGGACTTTGTACCTGCCCCCCCTATTAGGGACTGCTGCAGACGCTGGTGCATTAAGTTTCTTTAGCTAAAATTCAGAAGCCTCAATGAGTACTTTTCCTGCCTGAAAAAACGCTTCTGCATCAGCGAATTTTTATAGTTCACACCATCATCTACATACTGAATGATGTTGACGAGGTCTTTGATTCATCTGTAGATGTAGCATGTCAAACAAATGCCTTGTATCCCGTATGTAATTTTGAATACCAGACACCATACAATTCAGCTACTTTGATATTATCACTGAGATCACTGCGCATAACTTCATCTTCCTGACCGAAGTCAGGGATTTGGAATAGCTTACTTTGACCGTTTTTGCACCTGCCGGCCTATCAAAGGAGGAATCTGATACTACGATCGTTATTCCTGCATTTTTAGATGAGATGAACGAAGCAGAAAGCAAGCCCAGAAGCAGGAGCAATATTTTACCTCCTGAGATGTCGTTTCGCTTTATCATTACTGGTCTTTTTCATTTTCCATCCACCCTGGCCATATGGCATACACGACCTTTGACTCACACCTTAGTGATCCCCATCCAGGTTTACTTTTTTAGTTCCCTGTAAGGCTTCTTCAACATCTGTTTGCATGGCATCGGGAGAATACTGCTTTGTGCTCGTTTTGATCTCAAAAGCCCAGGCAAGCCTGCTTTTTCCAAGGTCAGCCGGCGGTTTTATCACCAAACCTTCAGGGCTCATGCGCCAATCTATTGCAGCATTTGAGCCAAGTAGCCTTACTGATTGCACCTCATGCTTACTCCAGTCTTTGGTAGCTTCTAGAGTGATGTCCCCCCTTGGTTTTTCAAGTGCGATAGCGAACAGTGTTTTTTCTTTTGCTGTGAAGGCCAGCTTCCCTGCTTCTTGGTGGTTGACTTTCCAGTAGCGGGTTCCGTAAATAGCCTCACCATTAACTTTCAGCCAGTCACCCATAACATGCAATAATGCCAGTTGCTCTTCAGGTATAGTACCATCGGCTCGCGGGCCGATATTCACTAAGAAATTTCCATTTCTGGAGATAACCTCCACCATTTCAGTAATGATCTCCTGAGGTGATTTGTACTGATCGTTTTCAAGATAGCCGAAGGAAGTTCCGAAGGTCGTACAGCTTTGCCACTTGGGCCCAATCTCTTTAAGCTTCAGATTGTCTTTTTCTAAACAACCTACACCATCGGGCCAGTTACGATTTCCCCCTTTGTTGTTGACATAAACCTCCTGACCTCTGCTTATTCCATCATTCATAAAGTCTGTGATCATAAGACGGCACTGATCGTACAGATATTTAATTTCCGGCTTAAAAAGTCCCTGAGCCGCATTATTTCCGTCACGTGTGAATATGGGGATATCATCTATCCATAAAAAATCAGGTTTGTATTTCGTTTGTATTTCCTTCCAGCGAGCTACGTATTCATCCACAGCTTTTTTGCTAAAACCAAACGGACCGTAGAGTGACTCTGCTTCCGGAACTCGCCTGATTTCCTCAAGAATATCTGGACGTGGCTCGGCCTTAACCACGTACTTTTCTGTGGTAAAAAAACTGGTATGTCTTTCTCTATGGTAAGAAGGGGCATACTTAAGGCCATATTTATGAACAGCTTTACCCAAATCACCCACCAAATCTCTTTTGGGTCCCATGTCCATGGCATTCCAGGGCGTAAGTTCTGAATCCCAGTTGGCCCAGCCATCATGATGCTCTGCTGTAAACACCACATATTTAGCCCCTACCTCAGCAAAGAGTTTCGCCCAGGCTTCAGGCTTCCATTTCTCTGCTTTGAATTCGGGAATAATATCTTTGTATCCAAACTCAGGTGGAGCAGCCCCCCAGCGCTTCCTCAGATAGTCATAATAATGAGCAGAATCTTCGTAAATAAGTTTCGGAACATGTTCGGCATAGCCTCTTCCCCCCTTACGATACCCTATGGCGCTGTAAGGCCCCCAGTGAATAAAGATTCCTATTTTACCATCATTAAACCAATCAGGAACCGGCATTTTTTGAAGTGATTCCCAGCTTCCATCATAGAGTGGCGTC
Proteins encoded:
- a CDS encoding right-handed parallel beta-helix repeat-containing protein, with amino-acid sequence MKNLNSILYALLSVILISCSGVEIYVSNEGSDQNDGSENKPVATLQKAQELAREKAGEQEVNIYVKDGIYYLPNTLVFGPEDSGAEGKEITYQAVNEGKAIISGGSLLKLNWKPYKDGIYQAETPEGLNIDQVFINEKNQRMARYPNYDASRKTAAYQGFAADAFSKERAEGWADPTGGYIHAMHRNRWGGYHYRITGKNEEGEVTYEGGWQNNRQMGMHEEFRMVENIFEELDASGEWYHNAKTNMLYYYPPEGLNLKNAKVEIVRLRHLIEFEGTESEPVSYINLKGFVFRHAARTFMDTKEPMLRSDWTIYRGGAIKLTGTEHISILDSEFDQVGGNAIFFNNYNRDGLVKGCHIHDVGASGVCFVGDTNAVRNPLFEYNEINDLSKIDLRPGPKTNNYPANSTVEDCLIHGIGRTERQPAGVQIEMAQYITVKDVSIYDCARAGINIGDGAWGGHLIERCDVFNTVLETHDHGSFNSWGRDRFWRKDRPTSQKFVDKNPELPYLDAMATTTIRNSRWKCEHGWDIDLDDGSSNYEIYNNLLLHGGLKFREGFKRRAWNNVIINNGFHPHVWYNHSEDEFYGNIITGKHRAIGVPEKLSNGKRIDENLFYGNVTDAKDAFREFNWDLNSINGDPLFVDPENGDFRVKEGSPAFEIGFKNFPMDQFGVKKPSLKAIAETPEIPEVRNDGGGLAFGQKKKNDFVTFNWWGAKLKALEGEEFSAFGVAKSDGGLAVKEVQHDSPLQKAGLKAGDLILAVNKQPTKNRKMFQSVTANQKEGDLELTIVRNQAKATIRFIP
- a CDS encoding sulfatase produces the protein MILATTRLSGYSERKEDKPNIIFIMADDLGWQDVGFMGSEWFETPNLNALATQSLVFNQAYMYPTCSPSRAALLTGKQSFRTQVYNVPVLEKKHAADQNIYSRWTVGKEHTLFSQPLREAGYRLVHLGKWHIVGPDPEMELATDYPFDEPLSQPPNGELSWLASHQSEEIQAYYPTGRGFHENIGGSWWGDPARGYKEGYKSESGGYKAPFKNPFILDIVTDEWLTDRLTDEAISFMDKNKDQPFFVNLHYYAPHRPTVVRDQQWMEKYLNKMPDSVTGQGTENLKEIVGYATMIQSLDENVGRIIDYLDEQGLRENTLIIFTSDNGFNGLQSTNKRLRGAKGQVYEGGLRVPALAHWEGVISPGTTDIPICGLDYFPTFLAVAGIGDYQGVLDGQSLMTIYKREEFPERPLFWHIASTYKNPPCSIIRRGKWKLIQFLNDGSVELYNLDEDLQESKNLAEEQAQITQELLAELISWRKENKVPLPNASILKF
- a CDS encoding alpha-L-fucosidase, which gives rise to MKTNTTTLFFLLIFSSILSGYTAYGQQKANSNDETPLYDGSWESLQKMPVPDWFNDGKIGIFIHWGPYSAIGYRKGGRGYAEHVPKLIYEDSAHYYDYLRKRWGAAPPEFGYKDIIPEFKAEKWKPEAWAKLFAEVGAKYVVFTAEHHDGWANWDSELTPWNAMDMGPKRDLVGDLGKAVHKYGLKYAPSYHRERHTSFFTTEKYVVKAEPRPDILEEIRRVPEAESLYGPFGFSKKAVDEYVARWKEIQTKYKPDFLWIDDIPIFTRDGNNAAQGLFKPEIKYLYDQCRLMITDFMNDGISRGQEVYVNNKGGNRNWPDGVGCLEKDNLKLKEIGPKWQSCTTFGTSFGYLENDQYKSPQEIITEMVEVISRNGNFLVNIGPRADGTIPEEQLALLHVMGDWLKVNGEAIYGTRYWKVNHQEAGKLAFTAKEKTLFAIALEKPRGDITLEATKDWSKHEVQSVRLLGSNAAIDWRMSPEGLVIKPPADLGKSRLAWAFEIKTSTKQYSPDAMQTDVEEALQGTKKVNLDGDH